In Nonomuraea sp. NBC_00507, the following are encoded in one genomic region:
- a CDS encoding MarR family winged helix-turn-helix transcriptional regulator yields the protein MTRWLDEDEQQTWRRFLAATQLINEALDRQLQRDANMPHAYYVILVRLSETPGRAMRMSELAAQAQCSQSRLSHAVARLEERGWVRRERAASDRRGNLAVLTDEGYAALAAAAPGHAEEVRRALFDVLKPEQVRELDEICSAIVSAADGNTLER from the coding sequence GTGACCAGATGGCTGGATGAGGACGAACAGCAGACCTGGCGGAGATTCCTGGCGGCGACGCAGCTGATCAACGAGGCGCTCGATCGCCAGCTCCAGCGGGACGCGAACATGCCGCACGCCTACTACGTGATCCTCGTACGCCTGTCCGAGACGCCCGGGCGGGCGATGCGCATGAGCGAGCTGGCCGCCCAGGCGCAGTGTTCCCAGAGCCGCCTCTCGCACGCGGTGGCGCGCCTGGAGGAGCGCGGCTGGGTGCGCCGCGAGCGTGCCGCGTCCGACCGCCGCGGCAATCTCGCCGTGCTCACCGACGAGGGATACGCCGCGCTCGCCGCCGCCGCTCCCGGGCACGCGGAGGAGGTGCGGCGCGCCCTGTTCGACGTGCTCAAGCCCGAGCAGGTAAGGGAACTGGACGAGATCTGTTCGGCCATCGTTTCCGCGGCCGACGGGAACACGCTGGAGCGATAG
- the xylA gene encoding xylose isomerase, translated as MYEPTPDDRFTFGLWTVGWQARDPFGDATRAPLDPVESVHRLAELGAYGVTFHDDDLLAVEPDRDRAIAAFRKALAETGLKVPMATTNLFTHPVFRDGAFTSNDRDVRRYALRKVTRNLDLAASLGARTYVCWGGREGAESDAAKDVRAALARYKEAIDLLCGYVRERGYDLRFAIEPKPNEPRGDILLPTIGHALAFIGELEFPDMVGLNPEVGHEQMAGLNFVHGIAQALWHGKLFHIDLNGQHGPRFDQDLVFGHGDVMSAFFLVDLLEHGGYDGPRHFDYKPLRTEDPSDVWVSAAANMRTYLILREKARTYRADPEVREALRAARVEELGLPTLNRGETLADLSGDDFDPDMAAQRGYHFTHLNQLALEHLLGVRG; from the coding sequence ATGTACGAGCCAACCCCTGATGATCGATTCACGTTCGGTCTGTGGACGGTCGGCTGGCAGGCACGCGATCCGTTCGGGGACGCCACCCGGGCGCCTCTCGATCCCGTGGAGAGCGTGCACCGGCTGGCGGAGCTCGGAGCCTATGGCGTCACTTTCCACGACGACGACCTGCTCGCCGTCGAGCCTGATCGCGACCGGGCGATCGCGGCCTTCCGGAAAGCGCTTGCCGAGACCGGGCTGAAAGTGCCCATGGCCACCACCAACCTGTTCACGCATCCCGTCTTCCGCGACGGCGCGTTCACCAGCAACGACCGTGACGTGCGGCGATACGCCCTGCGCAAGGTGACGCGCAACCTCGATCTGGCCGCCTCGCTGGGCGCCCGCACGTATGTGTGCTGGGGCGGTCGCGAGGGCGCCGAGTCCGACGCGGCCAAGGACGTGCGGGCCGCGCTCGCCCGCTACAAGGAGGCCATCGACCTGCTGTGCGGCTACGTCCGCGAGCGCGGCTACGACCTCCGCTTCGCCATCGAGCCCAAGCCCAACGAGCCGCGCGGGGACATTCTGCTGCCGACGATCGGGCACGCGCTGGCGTTCATCGGCGAGCTCGAGTTTCCCGACATGGTGGGACTCAACCCCGAGGTCGGCCACGAGCAGATGGCCGGGCTCAACTTCGTGCACGGCATCGCGCAGGCGTTGTGGCACGGCAAGCTGTTCCACATCGACCTCAACGGGCAGCACGGCCCCCGCTTCGACCAGGACCTGGTCTTCGGGCACGGCGACGTGATGAGCGCGTTCTTCCTGGTGGACCTGCTGGAGCACGGCGGCTACGACGGCCCGCGCCACTTCGACTACAAACCGTTGCGCACGGAGGACCCCTCCGACGTGTGGGTGTCGGCGGCGGCCAACATGCGCACCTACCTCATCCTGCGGGAAAAGGCGCGCACCTACCGGGCCGACCCGGAGGTCCGTGAAGCCCTGCGGGCCGCCCGCGTCGAGGAGCTCGGCCTGCCCACGCTCAACCGTGGCGAGACGCTGGCCGATCTGTCCGGGGACGACTTCGATCCCGACATGGCCGCTCAGCGCGGATACCATTTCACGCATCTCAACCAGCTTGCGCTGGAGCACTTGTTAGGAGTTCGTGGGTGA